One window of Brachybacterium ginsengisoli genomic DNA carries:
- the lysA gene encoding diaminopimelate decarboxylase — protein sequence MRAHEAGALHGNDAAPTWLPYPSDVNHLIEGLWSRNTTRNADGAVEVGGVDVRRIAEEVGTPAFVLDEDDFRHRARSFRDAFAEAFRPHRGAEVYYAGKAFLCGAVVRWVQEDGLGLDVCTGGELAVALRAGFPAERIALHGNNKSEAEIRRALEAGVGRIVIDSLDEIDLVDAVAAELGLRASAMLRVTTGVEAHTHEFIATAHEDQKFGLSLTGGAAFEAVRRVLDAPHLDLLGLHSHIGSQIFDTGGFEVAARRVLGLVAQVRDELGHTINQLDLGGGFGVMYNTQHTPSTPESLADGIAGIIEKQCHELDLEVPHLSFEPGRVIAGPSTQTLYSVGTVKDVRLGGPHHRVYVSVDGGMSDNVRTALYDADYSCLLTGRSSDALPEVVRVVGKHCESGDIVVKDEYLPGDVARGDLISVPVTGAYCYSLASNYNHVPRPPVVAVRDGEIRTLIRRETEEDLLGLDVG from the coding sequence ATGCGCGCCCACGAAGCCGGAGCACTGCACGGCAACGACGCAGCCCCCACCTGGCTGCCGTACCCCAGCGACGTCAACCACCTCATCGAGGGGCTGTGGTCGCGGAACACCACCCGCAACGCCGACGGCGCGGTCGAGGTGGGCGGCGTGGACGTGCGCCGCATCGCCGAAGAAGTCGGCACCCCCGCCTTCGTGCTCGACGAGGACGACTTCCGTCATCGCGCCCGCTCCTTCCGCGACGCCTTCGCCGAGGCGTTCCGCCCTCATCGCGGGGCGGAGGTCTACTACGCCGGCAAGGCCTTCCTCTGCGGCGCGGTGGTGCGCTGGGTCCAGGAGGACGGTCTGGGACTGGACGTCTGCACCGGCGGCGAGCTCGCCGTCGCCCTGCGTGCCGGCTTCCCGGCGGAACGCATCGCGCTGCACGGGAACAACAAGTCCGAGGCGGAGATCCGCCGCGCCCTCGAGGCCGGCGTGGGCCGCATCGTGATCGACTCGCTCGACGAGATCGATCTCGTCGACGCCGTCGCCGCCGAGCTCGGCCTGCGCGCCTCGGCGATGCTGCGGGTGACCACCGGCGTGGAGGCCCACACCCACGAGTTCATCGCCACCGCCCACGAGGACCAGAAGTTCGGCCTCTCGCTCACCGGCGGCGCCGCCTTCGAGGCGGTGCGACGGGTCCTGGACGCCCCCCACCTCGATCTGCTGGGACTGCACTCCCACATCGGCTCGCAGATCTTCGACACCGGCGGCTTCGAGGTCGCCGCCCGGCGCGTGCTCGGTCTGGTCGCCCAGGTCCGAGACGAGCTCGGGCACACCATCAACCAGCTCGACCTGGGCGGCGGCTTCGGCGTCATGTACAACACCCAGCACACGCCCTCCACGCCGGAGTCCCTCGCCGACGGGATCGCCGGGATCATCGAGAAGCAGTGCCACGAGCTCGACCTCGAGGTCCCCCACCTCTCGTTCGAGCCCGGCCGCGTGATCGCCGGGCCCTCCACGCAGACCCTGTACTCCGTGGGGACCGTCAAGGACGTGCGCCTCGGCGGCCCCCACCACCGCGTGTACGTCTCCGTGGACGGCGGGATGAGCGACAACGTGCGCACGGCGCTCTACGACGCCGACTACTCCTGCCTGCTCACCGGCCGGTCCTCGGACGCCCTGCCCGAGGTGGTCCGCGTGGTCGGCAAGCACTGCGAGAGCGGCGACATCGTGGTCAAGGACGAGTACCTGCCCGGGGACGTGGCGCGCGGCGATCTGATCTCCGTGCCGGTCACCGGCGCCTACTGCTACTCCCTGGCCTCCAACTACAACCACGTGCCGCGCCCGCCCGTGGTCGCCGTGCGCGACGGGGAGATCCGCACGCTGATACGGCGCGAGACCGAGGAGGACCTCCTCGGCCTCGACGTCGGCTGA
- the tsaD gene encoding tRNA (adenosine(37)-N6)-threonylcarbamoyltransferase complex transferase subunit TsaD yields MTTLGSPIVLGVESSCDETGFGLVSDGVLLGQGLASSASQHADFGGVVPEIAARAHLEAVVPTLRIALDDAGVDLREISHVAVTSGPGLATAVHVGLAAAKSIAWALGKPLYGVHHLAGHAAADTLEHGPLPERSIVLIVSGGHTSILAVGDLVRDPIEHLGDTLDDAAGEAFDKVSRLLGLGYPGGPAISRAAVDGDPKAFSFPRAMLRPKDAPFTFSFSGLKTAVARTVETLERAGDPVPVADIAASFEQAVVDVLVKKALRAVRERELDTLVIVGGVAANARLRAEAQSACDAAGIELRVPPMHLCTDNGAMIAAVGDLLVRSGAEPSGLHIAADPSAVLHGAQLPLLR; encoded by the coding sequence GTGACCACCCTCGGGTCGCCGATCGTCCTCGGAGTCGAGTCCTCCTGCGACGAGACCGGCTTCGGTTTGGTCTCGGACGGAGTCCTGCTGGGACAGGGGCTCGCCTCCAGCGCCTCGCAGCATGCCGACTTCGGGGGAGTGGTCCCCGAGATCGCGGCCCGAGCGCATCTGGAGGCCGTCGTCCCCACGCTCCGGATCGCCCTGGACGACGCCGGTGTGGATCTGCGGGAGATCTCGCACGTCGCCGTGACCTCCGGTCCCGGCCTGGCCACTGCCGTGCACGTCGGCCTCGCCGCGGCGAAGTCGATCGCCTGGGCGCTGGGCAAGCCGCTGTACGGCGTCCACCACCTGGCCGGTCACGCAGCCGCCGACACCCTCGAGCACGGCCCGCTCCCCGAGCGGAGCATCGTGCTCATCGTCTCCGGCGGCCACACCTCGATCCTCGCTGTGGGCGACCTCGTGCGCGATCCCATCGAGCACCTCGGCGACACCCTCGACGACGCCGCGGGCGAAGCCTTCGACAAGGTGTCCCGGCTGCTGGGACTCGGCTACCCGGGCGGGCCGGCCATCTCCCGAGCCGCCGTGGACGGGGACCCGAAGGCCTTCTCCTTCCCGCGCGCGATGCTGCGCCCCAAGGACGCACCGTTCACCTTCTCCTTCTCGGGGCTCAAGACGGCGGTGGCCCGCACCGTCGAGACCCTCGAGCGCGCCGGAGACCCCGTGCCGGTGGCGGACATCGCCGCTTCCTTCGAGCAGGCCGTGGTCGACGTCCTGGTCAAGAAGGCGCTGCGCGCGGTCCGGGAGCGCGAGCTCGACACTCTCGTGATCGTCGGAGGCGTCGCCGCCAACGCCCGGCTGCGCGCCGAGGCGCAGTCGGCCTGCGATGCCGCGGGCATCGAGCTCCGCGTCCCACCCATGCACCTGTGCACCGACAACGGGGCGATGATCGCTGCGGTCGGCGATCTGCTGGTGCGCTCCGGCGCCGAGCCGAGCGGTCTGCACATCGCGGCGGATCCCTCCGCCGTGCTGCACGGCGCCCAGCTGCCGCTGCTGCGGTGA
- a CDS encoding homoserine dehydrogenase has translation MSQHPSGSPASGEHPALSALPTLRVAVLGAGTVGGEVLRLISQQGEELAHRVGGRLEVIGVAVRDLDRDRGEHVPAELLTADAAGLVRDADLVVEVMGGIEPARTLLLDAMANGASVVTANKALLAQDGATLYEAADAHGVDLYFEAAVAGAIPLVRPVRESLAGDRIQRVLGIVNGTTNFVLDAMTRTGADFADALANAQQLGYAEADPTADIEGHDAAAKASILASLAFHSRVRLADVHCEGITQVSAQDIAAAARMGRTIKLLSIVERIEEENGERISARVYPALIPLDHPLASVSEAYNAVFIEADAAGSLMFYGQGAGGAPTASAILGDVVSAARARVHGGVGPRESRYAELESIPLEELRSAFYVSLTVEDRPGVLAEIAGTLSGYGISISTIHQELLEQEEDATEPARAHIGISTHRALESAMTASLDVFSSTATVLSIDSVLRIEGE, from the coding sequence ATGTCACAGCACCCTTCCGGCAGCCCAGCATCCGGGGAGCACCCCGCCCTCTCGGCGCTGCCCACCCTCCGCGTCGCGGTCCTCGGGGCCGGCACCGTCGGCGGCGAGGTGCTGCGCCTGATCTCCCAGCAGGGGGAGGAGCTCGCCCATCGCGTCGGGGGTCGCCTCGAGGTGATCGGCGTGGCCGTGCGGGACCTGGACCGGGATCGCGGTGAGCACGTGCCGGCCGAGCTGCTGACCGCGGACGCCGCCGGTCTGGTCCGCGACGCCGACCTGGTGGTCGAGGTGATGGGCGGCATCGAGCCCGCCAGGACGCTGCTGCTGGACGCCATGGCCAACGGCGCGAGCGTCGTGACGGCGAACAAGGCTCTGCTCGCCCAGGACGGCGCGACCCTCTACGAAGCCGCCGACGCCCACGGCGTGGACCTCTACTTCGAGGCCGCCGTCGCCGGGGCGATCCCGCTGGTGCGCCCGGTGCGCGAGTCGCTGGCCGGCGACCGCATCCAGCGCGTGCTGGGCATCGTCAACGGCACCACCAACTTCGTGCTCGATGCGATGACCCGCACCGGCGCCGATTTCGCGGACGCGCTCGCGAACGCCCAGCAGCTCGGCTACGCCGAGGCCGATCCGACGGCAGACATCGAGGGCCACGACGCCGCGGCCAAGGCCTCGATCCTGGCCTCCCTCGCCTTCCACAGCCGGGTGCGCCTGGCCGACGTGCACTGCGAAGGAATCACCCAGGTCTCCGCCCAGGACATCGCCGCCGCGGCCCGGATGGGACGCACCATCAAGCTGCTCTCCATCGTCGAGCGGATCGAGGAGGAGAACGGCGAGCGCATCTCCGCGCGCGTCTACCCCGCGCTGATCCCGCTGGACCACCCGCTCGCGTCGGTCTCCGAGGCGTACAACGCGGTCTTCATCGAGGCCGACGCCGCCGGTTCGCTCATGTTCTACGGCCAGGGTGCCGGCGGGGCGCCCACCGCCTCCGCGATCCTCGGCGACGTGGTCTCCGCCGCCCGTGCCCGTGTGCACGGCGGGGTGGGGCCGCGGGAGTCGCGCTACGCGGAGCTCGAGTCGATCCCCCTCGAGGAGCTGCGCAGCGCGTTCTACGTCTCGCTCACCGTGGAGGACCGCCCCGGCGTGCTCGCCGAGATCGCCGGCACCCTCTCCGGGTACGGGATCTCCATCTCGACCATCCATCAGGAGCTGCTCGAGCAGGAGGAGGACGCCACCGAGCCGGCGCGGGCGCACATCGGGATCAGCACCCATCGTGCGCTCGAGTCCGCGATGACCGCGTCCCTGGACGTGTTCTCCTCCACCGCCACGGTGCTGAGCATCGATTCCGTCCTGCGCATCGAAGGAGAATGA
- the thrC gene encoding threonine synthase: protein MAHQWRGVLAEYREHLPFAENDTLLTLGEGGTPLIPAPALSTAVGADVHIKVEGMNPTGSFKDRGMVSAMSKALNDGATAVVCASTGNTSASAAAYATAAGLTCAVLLPQGKIAAGKLAQAVVHGAKLIQVDGNFDDCLEIARKLDAEHPIELVNSVNPYRLQGQKTGAFEVCDALDGAPDIHILPVGNAGNISAYWMGYREYRDKGITDSVPQMWGFQAAGAAPFVAGHPISDPETIATAIRIGAPASWHLAVEARDDSGGLIDAVSDQQILDAQKLLAGEVGIFVEPASAAGVAGLLQQAERGLVPAGARIAITVTGNGLKDTDTALTQHDLTPTVVPVDIAAAAEAIGL, encoded by the coding sequence ATGGCACACCAGTGGCGCGGCGTCCTCGCCGAGTACCGAGAGCATCTTCCGTTCGCCGAGAACGACACCCTGCTGACCTTGGGGGAGGGCGGGACCCCGCTCATCCCCGCGCCGGCGCTGTCGACGGCGGTCGGGGCAGACGTCCACATCAAGGTCGAGGGCATGAACCCGACGGGGTCCTTCAAGGACCGCGGCATGGTCTCCGCCATGTCCAAGGCCCTGAACGACGGGGCGACGGCCGTGGTCTGCGCCTCCACCGGCAACACCAGCGCCTCCGCCGCCGCGTACGCCACCGCTGCGGGGCTCACCTGCGCGGTGCTGCTCCCGCAGGGCAAGATCGCCGCGGGCAAGCTGGCCCAGGCGGTCGTGCACGGCGCGAAGCTCATCCAGGTCGACGGCAACTTCGACGACTGCCTCGAGATCGCGCGCAAGCTCGACGCGGAGCACCCCATCGAGCTGGTGAACTCCGTGAACCCGTACCGCCTCCAGGGACAGAAGACGGGCGCCTTCGAGGTGTGCGACGCCCTGGACGGCGCCCCGGACATCCACATCCTGCCCGTCGGCAACGCGGGGAACATCTCCGCCTACTGGATGGGCTACCGCGAGTACCGCGACAAGGGCATCACCGACTCCGTCCCGCAGATGTGGGGCTTCCAGGCGGCCGGGGCCGCGCCCTTCGTGGCCGGTCACCCGATCTCCGATCCCGAGACCATCGCGACCGCGATCCGCATCGGCGCCCCCGCCTCCTGGCACCTCGCGGTCGAGGCGCGCGACGACTCGGGCGGCCTCATCGACGCCGTCTCGGACCAGCAGATCCTCGATGCCCAGAAGCTCCTGGCCGGCGAGGTCGGCATCTTCGTCGAGCCCGCCTCGGCGGCGGGCGTGGCCGGTCTGCTGCAGCAGGCGGAGCGCGGGCTCGTCCCGGCCGGGGCGCGGATCGCGATCACCGTGACCGGCAACGGGCTGAAGGACACCGACACCGCTCTGACCCAGCACGATCTGACCCCCACCGTCGTCCCCGTGGACATCGCGGCGGCGGCGGAGGCCATCGGCCTGTGA
- a CDS encoding M23 family metallopeptidase, which translates to MANHRAVGRAEVRKHRLAGGTHRDSAISAGAVKVGVLGVLATATIAAPLAAAAAGVEESAPQGETIAQAQPVAAPQAPAPVALPAADAAQVASAVRADGDAANRSEERTSPASSEKTEKAQPAVTAEPEASGIEVSVPAPVEEAAAAQPVGHEGYLRPVDGPITSGYGGRVHPVLGYFKGHDGVDFGAACGTPVHAAQAGTVVAVEHNSASGNRVKVDHGNGVITGYYHLQGFNTSVGATVAAGDTIGYVGSTGRSTGCHLHFAKMDEAGNYSNPMSILR; encoded by the coding sequence GTGGCGAATCACCGCGCCGTCGGTCGTGCAGAGGTGCGCAAGCACCGTCTCGCGGGAGGCACCCACCGCGACTCCGCGATCTCCGCCGGAGCGGTGAAGGTCGGAGTCCTCGGCGTCCTCGCCACCGCCACCATCGCCGCCCCTCTGGCAGCAGCCGCCGCCGGCGTCGAGGAGTCCGCCCCGCAGGGCGAGACCATCGCCCAGGCGCAGCCCGTCGCCGCCCCGCAGGCACCCGCCCCGGTCGCGCTCCCCGCCGCCGACGCCGCACAGGTGGCGTCCGCGGTCCGTGCCGACGGCGACGCCGCGAACCGGTCCGAGGAGCGCACCTCCCCCGCCTCCTCCGAGAAGACCGAGAAGGCGCAGCCCGCCGTGACCGCCGAGCCGGAAGCCTCCGGCATCGAGGTCTCGGTCCCCGCTCCCGTCGAGGAGGCCGCCGCCGCGCAGCCCGTCGGCCATGAGGGCTACCTCCGTCCGGTCGACGGCCCGATCACCTCCGGCTACGGCGGCCGCGTGCACCCGGTCCTCGGCTACTTCAAGGGCCATGACGGCGTGGACTTCGGTGCGGCGTGCGGCACGCCGGTGCACGCGGCCCAGGCCGGCACCGTGGTCGCCGTCGAGCACAACAGCGCCTCCGGCAACCGTGTGAAGGTCGATCACGGCAACGGTGTCATCACCGGGTACTACCACCTCCAGGGCTTCAACACCTCGGTGGGCGCCACCGTCGCCGCGGGCGACACCATCGGCTATGTCGGCTCCACGGGTCGCTCGACCGGCTGCCACCTGCACTTCGCCAAGATGGACGAGGCAGGCAACTACTCCAACCCGATGTCGATCCTGCGGTGA
- a CDS encoding HAMP domain-containing sensor histidine kinase translates to MTSPSEGAGDPHRRVPERLDVRPLERFGSFKVKLGILVGASVAVAALLTQVSIRAGIEPLLALPLVVIVALVFTQLLARGMTSPLREMTGAARAMARGDYSRTVRTTSRDEVGQLAAAFSTMASELEQTDRMRRDLVANVSHELRTPVAGLRAQLENLVDGVTEPDPAALEVALTETERLSQLVDHLLDLSRLDAGVVELDVEDVELTPFLHEVVDAAALASGGRDVRWIIEVEPADLVVASDAARLHQVIHNLLENAARHSPAGGRIHVSAHRTAQDDGVRIDVHDEGPGIAREDRSRVFERFQRGGLADASGGTGLGLAIARWAVGLHGGTIEVLDDPRREHAAEGRSSLIRVVLPDTPAGP, encoded by the coding sequence GTGACCTCACCGTCGGAGGGAGCCGGCGACCCTCACCGCCGGGTCCCGGAGCGCCTGGATGTCCGGCCGCTGGAGCGCTTCGGCTCCTTCAAGGTCAAGCTCGGGATCCTGGTCGGGGCGAGCGTCGCTGTCGCGGCTCTGCTGACCCAGGTGAGCATCCGGGCCGGGATCGAACCGCTGCTGGCCCTGCCGCTGGTGGTCATCGTGGCGCTCGTGTTCACCCAGCTCCTCGCCCGAGGCATGACCTCCCCGCTGCGGGAGATGACCGGAGCGGCTCGCGCCATGGCGCGCGGCGACTACAGCCGCACGGTGCGCACCACCAGCCGGGACGAGGTCGGTCAGCTGGCCGCGGCCTTCTCCACCATGGCCTCGGAGCTCGAGCAGACCGACCGGATGCGTCGGGACCTGGTCGCCAACGTCTCCCACGAGCTGCGCACCCCGGTCGCCGGGCTGCGCGCCCAGCTGGAGAACCTGGTGGACGGGGTGACCGAGCCGGACCCGGCGGCCCTCGAGGTGGCGCTGACCGAGACCGAGCGCCTCTCCCAGCTCGTGGACCATCTGCTGGATCTCTCCCGGCTCGATGCGGGCGTGGTCGAGCTAGACGTCGAGGACGTGGAGCTCACCCCGTTCCTCCATGAGGTGGTCGACGCCGCGGCCCTCGCCTCCGGCGGTCGTGACGTGCGCTGGATCATCGAGGTGGAGCCGGCCGACCTCGTGGTCGCCTCGGACGCCGCGCGCCTGCACCAGGTGATCCACAACCTGCTCGAGAACGCGGCCCGCCACTCCCCCGCCGGAGGCCGCATCCACGTCTCCGCTCACCGCACCGCCCAGGACGACGGGGTGCGGATCGACGTCCACGACGAGGGGCCCGGCATCGCTCGGGAGGACCGCTCGCGCGTCTTCGAACGGTTCCAGCGCGGCGGCCTGGCCGACGCCTCCGGCGGCACCGGTCTGGGGCTGGCGATCGCCCGCTGGGCGGTGGGCCTGCACGGCGGCACCATCGAGGTGCTCGACGATCCCCGTCGTGAGCACGCCGCCGAGGGACGCTCCTCCCTCATCCGGGTGGTCCTCCCGGACACCCCGGCCGGGCCGTGA
- a CDS encoding response regulator transcription factor, whose product MSTPDQNAAPGTAPVRVVVIEDELTITRAIADRLTAEGWEVTTAPDGPSGVRAVAEVRPDVVVLDVMLPGFDGLEVCRRIQADEPVPVLMLTARDDETDMLVGLGVGADDYMTKPFSMRELVARLKVLLRRMRRVAAPVPTETEKQVALQFGDLVIDRAGRRVMRAGVPAHLTPTEFDLLLCLANAPGTVLTREQLLADVWDWVDATGTRTVDSHVKALRRKLGSDLVRTVHGVGYALEIPADPEDQGAGTGDERAADPSDLSSLATPNLPDDDS is encoded by the coding sequence ATGTCGACCCCGGACCAGAACGCTGCCCCCGGCACCGCGCCCGTGCGCGTGGTCGTGATCGAGGACGAGCTGACGATCACCCGTGCGATCGCCGATCGTCTGACCGCCGAGGGGTGGGAGGTCACCACCGCCCCCGACGGCCCCTCCGGCGTGCGCGCGGTCGCCGAGGTGCGCCCCGACGTGGTGGTGCTGGACGTGATGCTCCCCGGCTTCGACGGACTCGAGGTGTGCCGACGCATCCAGGCCGACGAGCCCGTCCCCGTCCTCATGCTCACCGCCCGCGATGACGAGACCGACATGCTCGTCGGGCTCGGGGTCGGTGCCGACGACTACATGACCAAGCCCTTCTCCATGCGCGAGCTGGTGGCCCGCCTCAAGGTCCTCCTCCGTCGCATGCGTCGCGTCGCCGCCCCGGTCCCGACCGAGACCGAGAAGCAGGTGGCGCTCCAGTTCGGCGACCTCGTCATCGACCGCGCCGGCCGACGGGTCATGCGCGCCGGTGTCCCGGCCCACCTCACCCCCACGGAGTTCGACCTCCTGCTCTGCCTCGCCAACGCGCCCGGCACCGTCCTCACCCGGGAGCAGCTCCTGGCGGATGTCTGGGACTGGGTGGATGCGACCGGCACCCGCACCGTGGATTCGCATGTCAAGGCCCTGCGTCGGAAGCTCGGCTCGGATCTCGTGCGCACGGTCCACGGCGTGGGCTACGCCCTCGAGATCCCGGCGGATCCCGAGGACCAGGGGGCCGGCACCGGTGACGAGCGCGCCGCCGATCCGTCGGACCTCTCCTCGCTGGCCACCCCGAACCTCCCCGACGACGACTCGTGA
- a CDS encoding bifunctional alpha,alpha-trehalose-phosphate synthase (UDP-forming)/trehalose-phosphatase → MPTTPTAQDRPGEHELVVVANRLPVDSRTLPDGATEWVTSPGGLVTAMESVMRTVDSGAWVGWAGSPGEAPAPFEADGMSLYPVPLDQIDVERYYEGYSNGTLWPLYHDVIVDPEFHRGWWDTYLSANRRFAEVAAPVAAPGGTIWVHDYQLQLVPRLIRDRRSDVRIGFFNHIPFPPVELFSQLPKRNSILRGLLGADLVGFQRESDSLNFLSAVRKLLGLHVDGMTISVPGIGAAPVREVVVQTFPISIDSAAVSALTEDPGIRERATQLRRDLGDPQRIVLGADRLDYTKGIRHRLKAWGELLDDGSIDPHDTVMIQIATPSRERVEAYQQLRDEVELTVGRINGEHAPLGRPAVSYQHHSFDRREMTALFMAADVVLVTALRDGMNLVAKEYIASRPDLQGVLVLSEFAGAADELRAAVLVNPHDIDELKAAILRSLAMPPEEQEEAMRSLRHQVMEHDVQLWAKEFLERLTATGSPQVAAVQAVRLTGDEPSDPAQLDVALREFTEVPRLLIASDFDGVLAPIIEDRDAVQPDPDALAALRELSDLPGVAVALVSGRALADLDSHTSMPSSVVLVGSHGAEVGALPPWMQAEVLDKSALTMTAEKEEQLAEITATLRRIARAHPGTEVETKPTAAVLHTRNATGRGGINATESALEYATTLPEVTVTPGKEVVEFAVVHTSKGVAIDALSRASAADAWLYLGDDVTDESVFGQLGERDVAVKVGGGDTAATWRISDTSTARDLLRRLLELRSEQS, encoded by the coding sequence GTGCCCACCACACCCACGGCCCAGGACCGTCCCGGCGAGCACGAGCTGGTGGTCGTCGCCAACCGGCTGCCGGTCGACTCGCGCACGCTGCCCGACGGCGCCACCGAATGGGTCACCAGCCCGGGCGGCCTCGTCACCGCGATGGAGTCCGTGATGCGCACCGTCGACTCCGGCGCCTGGGTGGGCTGGGCCGGGTCGCCGGGCGAGGCCCCCGCCCCGTTCGAGGCCGACGGCATGAGCCTCTACCCGGTGCCGCTGGACCAGATCGACGTCGAGCGGTACTACGAGGGCTACTCCAACGGCACCCTCTGGCCGCTCTATCACGACGTGATCGTCGACCCCGAGTTCCATCGAGGCTGGTGGGACACCTACCTCTCCGCCAATCGCCGCTTCGCCGAGGTGGCCGCACCGGTGGCGGCCCCGGGCGGGACCATCTGGGTACACGACTACCAGCTGCAGCTGGTCCCCCGCCTGATCCGGGACCGCCGCAGCGATGTGCGGATCGGCTTCTTCAACCACATCCCGTTCCCCCCGGTCGAGCTGTTCTCGCAGCTCCCCAAGCGCAACTCCATCCTGCGCGGCCTGCTGGGCGCGGATCTGGTGGGATTCCAGCGCGAGAGCGACTCCCTGAACTTCCTCTCCGCGGTCCGCAAGCTGCTGGGGCTCCACGTGGACGGGATGACGATCTCGGTGCCGGGGATCGGCGCCGCACCGGTGCGGGAGGTCGTGGTGCAGACGTTCCCGATCTCGATCGACTCCGCCGCCGTCTCCGCCCTCACCGAGGACCCGGGGATCCGCGAGCGGGCGACCCAGCTGCGCAGGGACCTCGGCGATCCGCAGCGGATCGTGCTCGGCGCGGATCGTCTGGACTACACCAAGGGCATCCGCCACCGCCTCAAGGCCTGGGGCGAGCTGCTCGACGACGGCTCGATCGACCCGCACGACACCGTGATGATCCAGATCGCCACTCCGTCGAGGGAGCGGGTCGAGGCCTACCAGCAGCTGCGCGACGAGGTGGAGCTGACGGTGGGCAGGATCAACGGGGAGCATGCCCCGCTGGGCCGGCCCGCGGTCTCCTACCAGCACCACTCCTTCGACCGCCGGGAGATGACGGCGCTGTTCATGGCGGCCGATGTGGTCCTGGTGACCGCGCTGCGCGACGGGATGAACCTGGTCGCCAAGGAGTACATCGCCTCCCGCCCGGATCTGCAGGGCGTGCTCGTGCTCAGCGAGTTCGCCGGCGCGGCCGACGAGCTGCGCGCCGCGGTGCTGGTGAACCCGCACGACATCGACGAGCTCAAGGCCGCGATCCTGCGCTCGCTGGCGATGCCGCCGGAGGAGCAGGAGGAGGCGATGCGCTCGCTGCGCCACCAGGTGATGGAGCACGACGTGCAGCTCTGGGCGAAGGAGTTCCTCGAGCGCCTCACGGCGACCGGCTCGCCGCAGGTGGCCGCGGTGCAGGCGGTCCGGCTCACGGGAGACGAGCCCAGCGATCCCGCTCAGCTCGATGTGGCGCTGCGGGAGTTCACGGAGGTGCCGCGCCTGCTGATCGCCTCGGACTTCGACGGCGTCCTCGCGCCGATCATCGAGGACCGCGATGCCGTGCAGCCCGATCCCGACGCCCTCGCCGCCCTGCGGGAGCTCTCCGATCTCCCGGGGGTGGCGGTGGCCCTCGTCTCGGGTCGCGCGCTGGCCGACCTCGACTCCCACACCTCGATGCCGAGCTCCGTGGTCCTGGTGGGCTCGCACGGCGCCGAGGTGGGGGCGCTCCCGCCGTGGATGCAGGCCGAGGTGCTGGACAAGTCCGCGCTGACCATGACCGCGGAGAAGGAGGAGCAGCTCGCAGAGATCACCGCCACGCTGCGACGGATCGCCCGCGCCCACCCCGGCACGGAGGTCGAGACCAAGCCGACCGCAGCGGTTCTCCACACCCGCAACGCCACGGGGCGCGGTGGGATCAACGCCACCGAGTCCGCCCTCGAGTACGCGACCACCCTGCCGGAGGTGACCGTCACGCCGGGCAAGGAGGTCGTGGAGTTCGCGGTCGTCCACACCTCGAAGGGCGTGGCGATCGACGCGCTGTCGCGAGCGAGCGCCGCCGACGCCTGGCTGTACCTCGGCGACGACGTCACCGATGAATCCGTCTTCGGGCAGCTCGGAGAGCGCGACGTGGCGGTCAAGGTGGGCGGTGGGGACACCGCCGCCACCTGGAGGATCTCGGACACGTCCACGGCGCGGGATCTGCTGCGTCGGCTGCTGGAGCTGAGGTCGGAGCAGAGCTGA